In Hylaeus volcanicus isolate JK05 unplaced genomic scaffold, UHH_iyHylVolc1.0_haploid 12237, whole genome shotgun sequence, the genomic stretch ccCAAGCGTCCTGTATTAGCCCAGGTAACTCCTTCTGAACAAAATTAGTGCTGTCACATTTATCTTTAGCTTTTAAAACAATGGTGTGAAACATCAAACGACACCACACCCATATTGAAATCAACAAGTAATAAATTGCCCCATTTGCTTCAGTTGCATCAGCAACATGGTACACCAATAGAAGCCAAACCTTTTCACGAGTTATATCCAACACCAACACCTGATCAAATAAGAGAACTAGAGAAATTAAATAGGTTATCTatcaagaataaatataaattgaaagaaagtGAAGAAAGTGTTATGGTGACCCAAGAGAAACGATCCGTTGCAGGGGGACGTTATTTCATTCGATAGAAAAACACTTTTACAAATCCTTCATAATAGTGATATGGTTGAAGCATGCCTGCCGGCAGTATTGTCGCTGGCGTTGCAAGCGCTGCCTTCATTGTAAACAAGTTATCTTGATTTTCGCAGATTCTCATCTTTTAAATAACACTTTTATGAACTATCGTCGATGTCAATATTAGCAGAAATAATCCTATTGTGACTCTCCGTTTCATCACTATTTTCcgcaaattttaaaatttcattggtatctgtttttttttgctttaGCAATTTTTTGCGAAATTTACTCCGAATTTTTTGTTGCATaagaaattcttcgaataacgTCACATCAAACAAACGATGCTTTTCACAGGGCAACAGAGAAGGTAGACTCTTATTATCGTTCGACAATGAGCTTAGAGCACCCTGTCTTAAAGAACAAGATGCGCTGTTTTCTTGTACGGCGTCGTAGAATTGCTTATTGTGCTTTGTCAATATATCCAGTGACCGGCAATGTAGGTTGGGAGAGTAATGAATAACGTCtttcaaaatttgatattttggtGATATGCAAACCGACGGAGGTGTGTTgtcatctaaaaaaaaataaaacaaattgattGGATTCTTTTGGTCGATTGTACTAAAACAAACACTTTTTTACCCTTCTCGTGTTCGTTCCGTTTCCAGATCAAACGTGATTCGTCAGCGAGTGTCACGCTTAAAGACATATTGGCTGAATCTATTAACTTACGATGGGTTTCCCCATATATTACTTTGtgacttttaaatatataactaaAATCTGGGAATTGCCAATCCCAccaatactttttacaccACCCAGCAGGGATATCCGTTcgaaatttctgtaatttacCTAAATCTGTGACTTCCGAAACAATataaccatttttatttaaaactttaactTTTCTTCCTGGTTTGTGATTCGGGTTTATACGACGTTTTACTGACAATTTCTTTTGAGGCAAAGCTTCGTCAacactttcaattttcgttaattttgacATTGGACCAAGATATTTTTTGACTGATTACTTTACAATGATTTTGGTGTATCTGTGACTAAGATTTTTTTATAGCCATTCTCGGCTTTTCCCATGCTTTTGTGAAAAGTAGTATCGACTAAGGAATGACCTTATTACAGTATTTGTTTTGTAACAggctgaatttttttttttaattgtgtaaATAACATATAGTTGGCTtcagtaatttaaattttaatggcctcaaataatttattaaacaattttcaattcattcgCTAACATTGCTACATAGTGACTAAATCATCTAAACAAaagaagtataataaaaattattcctcCAATAAAGACTGCCAtctacaatgaaaaaaaaggcAGAGATTAAAGCATACCTGAAAGAGCCAACTTACCGTTATATAGCAACCCTTACGTGCTGTTTTGGAAGCAAATGTTGTGAATGTTGTGATTTGTTCCTGAACATTTTTCCAATCTATATATGTTCTATTTTCAAGAACTTCTTCCAGATAAGGATTCCGATTCGGATTATTTCGACCTTTACCTACTGGTGCGAATTCTGCTTCTTTCTTTGgcaaaattgatatttcaagaaGAACGTATCCTTGAGCCTAGAAGTTAATTTgttctaatttatttcgatcaccataccaataaaaaaatacctGTCCCTCGTGTGCTGGGTGATAACATGGgtaccactttttttttatttcgtacaaGGCAGTGTACTTTTTTCGTatcatcaaaaaataatatgctAAATCGATGCGACTAATTCCTAAGACGTTGCACGGTCTAGGAAACAGAAAACTACTACACAGCTGAATTGTAAtatagttattatttgttgGAATTCGGGAATTCCAAACAAATCTCCAATTGAAAGTCGCACATCCATCACGGCTATTATAATGTGTATCTGTAtcctaataaaaaattttgtattcaaataatatagtaaataaattttgcagaCTTGAGTAATTCGAGAATTGTCCTCAGACTCATAAACACATCTTACAAATAATGACACCAACCCGTTATCTTCCAGGGGTGCTCCACGAACATTCCAAATCACAACCTAAGCAAAggtaatcattttattgaagaATGCTTATTCGTTTTTCTCCCAAATGTGCACAACTAGTACTCTTATTTCATATTCGGCAGGCGTCACTTTGGCCATTGTAATAGGCGCTTTGGTCAGTAATGTTTCATATGTTATAATTTCCACAAGAACACGTATACTCCCTTGACTTTGGATTTCATTACTTAACTTTAGTGTTCTTTACACTTGATGTAACATAGAGAAAACCCATGTTTGAAATCTTACCGAACTTCAACCGGAAGAGCACCGGACTTAAGTAGTTCATGATACGTTCGATGGAACCACCTATTTTCTATGTCAATGAACTAttgtaaaaaaacaataacagtacattttttttccgtcatgaaaaagaaaatatattacttattaccGTGCTACCGATAGAGAGATCTCGTCCACCGATATTCAGCATAAATATAACTTCCAGTAGTGCATGGTTTGGAAGGTTTGAATTAAGAACATAGCACTGgttatattcaataaaataggCTTGTAAGCGAGAATTTTCTTTGTCTTGAATGTTATGCGGTAAAATATCATTACTACTTGATAAACCATTTTTTATCCTTTAAAAAGAATCAACAGTAACttcgtattttaaatacaataaaataacaagaGGAAAGAATATGTGAtcatactattatttttaacaaatctAGAATTACTAGCAAATCTATGATTTTTAGCAAGCTTCTAGTTTCTACCAAGTTTATCATTTCGAGAGAATTTGCGACTTTTAGTAAGCTTAACAACTAGTATTCATGGCAAATACTAATTCTAAAAAGAAGtttcttgttttgttttgaatttatttccaaaacaTAACCCTTAAATTTTGCAAACTTACCATGGATAGACCATAGATTTAAGACCTCCAGAAGAAAGCATCAGACCAgcaattgataaaatataaacacgaACGACTAAATTATGAgcatttttgtaaacattttgtatcaattccattttgttttgaaattgctcttctttttcgaatgaaatgtCATCAAGCGTTTCAACGTAACatatatactttaaatatcCAATAATGACAGGCGCTCCTTTTGTGGAACtctattcattattttaaaatttttgtgattttcatttcaatttttatgaactAATCAAACCTACTTTGAAAATTGGAACTGTATTGAATGGAAGCTGATTGGCTTCAAGCTCTGTTTCTAATTCACAGCAAATGACTTCTTTGTCAATATTATTGGTATTTTCTTCAGGGATATATAAGTCAAATCGTGATAACCCGTCATCAATGTTGgggtttaaattaaacgattgtTCTACgtcaattcaaatatttacaatcgtTCATAAAATCCggtgcatttaaaaaaaggtaacGCATGCTACCGCCCATTTACCTGCTGTGTCTTGTGTGATTCGCGTGTTCTGATTTGCTTGTTCCTTCGTATATAAGGTGTTCCCTTGCTCATCTTCTCGCCATAGCACATAGTCATCAGTGAGATACATTCTTACATTTGCGTAGTCTAAATCAAGCCGTGGAATGGTTAAATTCTGAGCATCTTTTTCCTACGCATACAAAACATgcaaaaaaaacttttgtcaatttaaaaaaatgcagtttaaatTGATAGATTTCAATAGTCATACCAATTGTTGCGTATCCGCTTTGCttgatttttgtaaaacttcggaaatattatttaaatttgcatcTGTTACTGTATCGTccaatgttttcaatttaaagaattGTGACGTCTTTAAAATGTATGAGACACATTATATCCAATTACTTCGTATgcctacatattttttttcttcgtcttctaGCCATGGAAAAAAGGGTGACAACAAGATATACGCCTTTCCCAAGGGAGAATCATTGTTCTTAGATACATAACCAGAAGAATAGACGCTAACCTAACATACAGaacactttatattttaacagcttctcgcgttaaaaaaaaaaaacctctaGAAAACTCAAATGGAACTGTCGTTTTGGAAGTGCTACATTCAATGTTATAGATTTCATATATGTCCAATTTCCGTTTTCCCCCATCACAGGTGGACCAAGATTTTGGCACCATAAGAATTGACTGGAATTCAATAGGTCGCGACCATACGCGACCTAAACCAACCAGCAATGCACTAAATGAGAAGCAGCTCAAAAAACAATCCTTCATACAAGAATTTCTGGAAGGTTAACTCTTTCAAATAGTCTAATACCAACGACGCAAAAATGTACATTAGTGGAATAAACTGAGGGCTTAACAAAAGATTTTTCATCTACGCAGTTATTACGAAATTACGCGTATATCGTCATAAAACGGATAAGCTTTTAaatcttcttccttttcttcaaTAAGTTCGAACGAACATAGAACTTTACcctttatatgaataaattaacaagtaATGGTACTTGAATCGAAAGTATAAGTATATTTCTGCTTACCTTCCACGAATTGCTTGTCGGAAATTCGTTTATAATGTCGCACCACACGGGTGGATCGGTCCAAACCTTGGGAAGTCCCAAGATTTGTTGAGTAAAAGATCCCAACTACgtcacatttttgttttcatgaTACATCATTATGGCTGATGCATTATATATTCTATTCGCCTCTTACTTTAGTATGCCTAGGTGTCGCGGAAAATACTTCAAtctattcaaaattgtttcgcAAGGTTCTAAATACTTTGTTAATAAACAAAGCTTACTCGTATATCTGGTGCTAGACTTAAATTTACTGgtaaaaatagtttcatttcAAACGCCTCATACCACACGGGCCAAATAGTCTGCTCAATACACTGTGTTTTCACATAAGATTCTCCAACATggattttaatataaacactCGGTAACTCTTCGTCCACAATAcaaggaatatttattgcttcataAATCATGACGCGTAACAGAAATCTAAAtgttttcgtttattattttttaataattagtaataaaaaaatttatacaaaactaA encodes the following:
- the LOC128883599 gene encoding uncharacterized protein LOC128883599 isoform X1, encoding MRFPLNYNVQIQIHELKNCRFEENGVQKLANPFVRINLLDYTAATCTKEQTITTTYESQFNFYVKATEEELEHIMTYFTVFHAYAFSSEPIGKAVVNCDYVHRQPQHWFYREWVAIRHEKYPALCCGYLMISMGIYAPYNKIPIAEIGNGGLQCGDDDGVPEEPMISFKTFLLSINVYRGQNIFEPVVGWEKEDVKSTFIRATLGNFIDSTSSISGTSPEWNTSFSFVAFIPNHNPFLRIELGTGSAASTHQIVSVQSIHIEKAFYESIQPTWFKFYYKPKETFSIGNPSSWVSQASPFSSSLNATAYAGRVLISVSSQKIEEIPILCSRPCDSVIGPLPIEYIVFFEIYAISPLLETFTQVSVQLCVGIYSQTSSLIDYRDGIYIRNPSTGSFTTMHLLLPPIDKTFVFFIYILTLASGKTLWIPENLTRIAFARLSLAEFIGFYNSPRWITLQSVADMVNTFTLLISLQIGLASNLPKERPFREEMSHERFLLRVMIYEAINIPCIVDEELPSVYIKIHVGESYVKTQCIEQTIWPVWYEAFEMKLFLPVNLSLAPDIRIEVFSATPRHTKLGSFTQQILGLPKVWTDPPVWCDIINEFPTSNSWKGKVLCSFELIEEKEEDLKAYPFYDDIRPSVYSTNVHFCVVGIRLFERVNLPEILVAYGRDLLNSSQFLWCQNLGPPVMGENGNWTYMKSITLNVALPKRQFHLSFLEVSVYSSGYVSKNNDSPLGKAYILLSPFFPWLEDEEKKYTSQFFKLKTLDDTVTDANLNNISEVLQKSSKADTQQLEKDAQNLTIPRLDLDYANVRMYLTDDYVLWREDEQGNTLYTKEQANQNTRITQDTAEQSFNLNPNIDDGLSRFDLYIPEENTNNIDKEVICCELETELEANQLPFNTVPIFKSSTKGAPVIIGYLKYICYVETLDDISFEKEEQFQNKMELIQNVYKNAHNLVVRVYILSIAGLMLSSGGLKSMVYPWIKNGLSSSNDILPHNIQDKENSRLQAYFIEYNQCYVLNSNLPNHALLEVIFMLNIGGRDLSIGSTFIDIENRWFHRTYHELLKSGALPVEVRTLKLSNEIQSQGSIRVLVEIITYETLLTKAPITMAKVTPAEYEIRVVIWNVRGAPLEDNGLVSLFVRCVYESEDNSRITQDTDTHYNSRDGCATFNWRFVWNSRIPTNNNYITIQLCSSFLFPRPCNVLGISRIDLAYYFLMIRKKYTALYEIKKKWYPCYHPAHEGQAQGYVLLEISILPKKEAEFAPVGKGRNNPNRNPYLEEVLENRTYIDWKNVQEQITTFTTFASKTARKGCYITMAVFIGGIIFIILLLFR
- the LOC128883599 gene encoding uncharacterized protein LOC128883599 isoform X2 → MRFPLNYNVQIQIHELKNCRFEENGVQKLANPFVRINLLDYTAATCTKEQTITTTYESQFNFYVKATEEELEHIMTYFTVFHAYAFSSEPIGKAVVNCDYVHRQPQHWFYREWVAIRHEKYPALCCGYLMISMGIYAPYNKIPIAEIGNGGLQCGDDDGVPEEPMISFKTFLLSINVYRGQNIFEPVVGWEKEDVKSTFIRATLGNFIDSTSSISGTSPEWNTSFSFVAFIPNHNPFLRIELGTGSAASTHQIVSVQSIHIEKAFYESIQPTWFKFYYKPKETFSIGNPSSWVSQASPFSSSLNATAYAGSRPCDSVIGPLPIEYIVFFEIYAISPLLETFTQVSVQLCVGIYSQTSSLIDYRDGIYIRNPSTGSFTTMHLLLPPIDKTFVFFIYILTLASGKTLWIPENLTRIAFARLSLAEFIGFYNSPRWITLQSVADMVNTFTLLISLQIGLASNLPKERPFREEMSHERFLLRVMIYEAINIPCIVDEELPSVYIKIHVGESYVKTQCIEQTIWPVWYEAFEMKLFLPVNLSLAPDIRIEVFSATPRHTKLGSFTQQILGLPKVWTDPPVWCDIINEFPTSNSWKGKVLCSFELIEEKEEDLKAYPFYDDIRPSVYSTNVHFCVVGIRLFERVNLPEILVAYGRDLLNSSQFLWCQNLGPPVMGENGNWTYMKSITLNVALPKRQFHLSFLEVSVYSSGYVSKNNDSPLGKAYILLSPFFPWLEDEEKKYTSQFFKLKTLDDTVTDANLNNISEVLQKSSKADTQQLEKDAQNLTIPRLDLDYANVRMYLTDDYVLWREDEQGNTLYTKEQANQNTRITQDTAEQSFNLNPNIDDGLSRFDLYIPEENTNNIDKEVICCELETELEANQLPFNTVPIFKSSTKGAPVIIGYLKYICYVETLDDISFEKEEQFQNKMELIQNVYKNAHNLVVRVYILSIAGLMLSSGGLKSMVYPWIKNGLSSSNDILPHNIQDKENSRLQAYFIEYNQCYVLNSNLPNHALLEVIFMLNIGGRDLSIGSTFIDIENRWFHRTYHELLKSGALPVEVRTLKLSNEIQSQGSIRVLVEIITYETLLTKAPITMAKVTPAEYEIRVVIWNVRGAPLEDNGLVSLFVRCVYESEDNSRITQDTDTHYNSRDGCATFNWRFVWNSRIPTNNNYITIQLCSSFLFPRPCNVLGISRIDLAYYFLMIRKKYTALYEIKKKWYPCYHPAHEGQAQGYVLLEISILPKKEAEFAPVGKGRNNPNRNPYLEEVLENRTYIDWKNVQEQITTFTTFASKTARKGCYITMAVFIGGIIFIILLLFR
- the LOC128883599 gene encoding uncharacterized protein LOC128883599 isoform X3 yields the protein MHLLLPPIDKTFVFFIYILTLASGKTLWIPENLTRIAFARLSLAEFIGFYNSPRWITLQSVADMVNTFTLLISLQIGLASNLPKERPFREEMSHERFLLRVMIYEAINIPCIVDEELPSVYIKIHVGESYVKTQCIEQTIWPVWYEAFEMKLFLPVNLSLAPDIRIEVFSATPRHTKLGSFTQQILGLPKVWTDPPVWCDIINEFPTSNSWKGKVLCSFELIEEKEEDLKAYPFYDDIRPSVYSTNVHFCVVGIRLFERVNLPEILVAYGRDLLNSSQFLWCQNLGPPVMGENGNWTYMKSITLNVALPKRQFHLSFLEVSVYSSGYVSKNNDSPLGKAYILLSPFFPWLEDEEKKYTSQFFKLKTLDDTVTDANLNNISEVLQKSSKADTQQLEKDAQNLTIPRLDLDYANVRMYLTDDYVLWREDEQGNTLYTKEQANQNTRITQDTAEQSFNLNPNIDDGLSRFDLYIPEENTNNIDKEVICCELETELEANQLPFNTVPIFKSSTKGAPVIIGYLKYICYVETLDDISFEKEEQFQNKMELIQNVYKNAHNLVVRVYILSIAGLMLSSGGLKSMVYPWIKNGLSSSNDILPHNIQDKENSRLQAYFIEYNQCYVLNSNLPNHALLEVIFMLNIGGRDLSIGSTFIDIENRWFHRTYHELLKSGALPVEVRTLKLSNEIQSQGSIRVLVEIITYETLLTKAPITMAKVTPAEYEIRVVIWNVRGAPLEDNGLVSLFVRCVYESEDNSRITQDTDTHYNSRDGCATFNWRFVWNSRIPTNNNYITIQLCSSFLFPRPCNVLGISRIDLAYYFLMIRKKYTALYEIKKKWYPCYHPAHEGQAQGYVLLEISILPKKEAEFAPVGKGRNNPNRNPYLEEVLENRTYIDWKNVQEQITTFTTFASKTARKGCYITMAVFIGGIIFIILLLFR